From the Williamwhitmania taraxaci genome, the window GACTAATTTTGAAACCTCCACGGCATTAGCATCACCTTGTTTTTTTAATAAAAGGCCTATCCCATTCACACCGTTATAACGACTAACAGAACTTATATCCTTCACCCCGTCAATAACGGTTGCAACATCTTTAACGTAAACAGGCATTCCTGGTGCTGGCATGGCCACCTGCACATTCATAATGTCGTTTACAGAGGAAAACTTACCGATTAGCCTAACCGAATTGTTTTCTTTATCGGTTTGTGCTTTACCCGCTGGTAAGTCAATTCCCGATCTATTAATAGCTTCAACAACCTGATATATAGATATTTTATACAGTTTAAACTTGTCCTGATTAGCTTTTACCTGAATTTCTCTCTCTTCGCCACCAAGTAAGGTAATTTCAGCCACCCCTTTCAGTTGCTGGATTTGCGGCAGATAATCATCTTTCATTTTCTGATAGAATTCTGTCGCAGGCAATTTGCTTGTTGCGCTAATCGAGATAATCGGTAAATCATTTGGCGAAACCTTACTCATTACCGGGCTCAATATATCGGCAGGCAAGTCCTTACGGATATTGTCGATATATCGCTGGGCATCCTGCATGGCAATATTCAAGTCCGTTCCGTATTTAAGGTTGGCAATAATAATGGAGGCATTGGGCATTGACTTTGTCTCAAGATAATCCACTCCTTCGAGGTTTGACAAGGCATCCTCAATTTTTCTAGAAACGGAGGTTTCTACTTCATTTGGCTCGGCACCTGGATACATCGTTTTTATAACAACAACCGGCTGGTTGAAGTCTGGCAATAACTCATAACCTAGGTTTTTATACCCAATAATTCCCAACAAGGTGAACACGCTGAAAAGAACGATAATCAGCGATGGGCGATTGATTGATATTTTTGTAATATTCATGGCTATGAATTCTTAATTGCTGATTAAAACATTTGCCCCATCATACAGGTTAATAAATCCGTTGGTAATAATTACATCACCTTCGGTTAAACCACTTGATATCAAAGCCATATTCTGAAATCGACTTAAGATGATGATGTTTTGAAGAATAGCTTTACCGTCTTTCACAATATAAACTTGTGGTTTAATATTTGTTCCAACAATGGATGAAGCCGGGATAATAATATGTTGCTGATTGTTGTCGTTTTTCAGCTGAACCTGTCCAAACATACCTGATTTGATTTTTAAATCAGTGGTATTATTCACCGAAAACTGTATAGGATAACTATTTCCCATGTTGGCCTTACTGCCAGTCATGATAACTTTTCCCGACAGCAACGCTTCAGGGTAAACATCGGCGTAAAGTGAGTATATTTGATTGGTTTTGAATTGACTCAACTCCTGCTCGGATACATTTACAGTAAATTTTAAAACAGAAATATCTGTTATTTGAAGCAACGGAACTCCTGGAGCTGCGAATGAACCCTCTTCGGTAAGTTTGGCAGTAACAATTCCTCCAAAAGGTGCTACAATGGTTGTTTTATTGATTTGCTCCATTAAAGTAGCACGTTGAACTTTGGCCGATTTCAGTCCTAATACTGATTTTTCCAGCTGCACTCCTTGAATTGCATCGGCATTAGCAAGCACTGTATATCGTTTTACATCGGCATCCAATCCCTCAATTTGAATTTCAACGGATTGCAATTGCAGTTTCAGCAACGAGTTGTCTAACTGTATTAAAGCCTCACCTTTTCTGACAATGCTTCCAACATCCACCAAAACTGAATTAATCTTTCCTTGAATGTCTGAACTGATTCTTGTTTCTTTATTGGGCTCAAACGTCCCTGGAAACGAGATATCGTTTTTAACTTTTTTGAACGTTAAACTGATAGCTTGCACGTTAATTGCCTTCTCTTTATTGTAATGGTATACCCTGTTTTGGGTGGTATGTTTATTGTTTATCAGGCGAATCACCACGATGGTGATTAAGGCTAATGCCACCAATGTGTATATTATATTCTTCTTCATGATTCTTAATTTTTTATTGTGCTAATATTGCCAGTAAGTTTTCGAAGATCCAGATCAGCTTTCAGGTAATCAACAACTGCCGATAAATAAGCCTGTTGCGCTTCCCTTACAGCATTATCTGCCAAAAGAACATCTGTGAGTATTGCTAATCCCTGCTTTTGTTGTAAAACAGTTTGCTCATAAATTGCTTGTGCCAACTGAATTTGCGATAGCATATTAACTATCGTTTTTTGCGCTATTATTCTTTGCCGCTTTGCATTTGCTGTAAGCATAGCGTTTTGTTCAGTAACTATGTTGATTTGCAATTCACTATTTTGCTGTTCGACTTTTTTCTGATTAATTTTTCTCTTCGTTACAGTCCCATTAAATAATGGAACCGACATTTGAACGCCCACAAAACCAACAGGGAAAAACTTTAGAAAATCGTTAGGTGATTCATTGTAGCCAAAACCAGCTGTTCCGTAAGTTCCATATAGGCTTAACGAAGGAAGTCTTGATCGTTTTAGAGTTTTTAATTCGGTAATCAGAACTCGAGATTGCGTCTGTGCTATACTCGTTTCGATAGCGTTGCCGGAAATATAATCTATTCCATTTTGAAAACTGATGACACTATCAACCGATACTACTCTGTCAATTGACACACCCATAGTAAATTTCAATGCGTTCATTGTTTGATCAAACTTACTTTTTATGAGTTCTTTTTGCGTTAACAGCTGTTCGTTTTGCAACCTAACCTTTTCAACATCAGTCATTTTTACTAACAATTGTTCTTTCAACAATTGCATATTCTGAAGCAATTTATTGCTGTTTATCATATTACTATCAATAAAAGATAGCTGACGATGCATTATTTGAACATTATAGTAGAGATTCGAAATCTCATAAAATAGCTGCTCTTCTGTTTTTTTGTATTGGAGTTCGTTTAATTCAAGTGCAACGTTTGTAATTTGTATAGCACCATAAACTTGTGAATTGTATAATGGTAAGGCTAGTTGAATATTCGCATTAATATTATGTGGTACACCAAACTGAGCCTCCTTAAAGGTTCCTGTAGGCCCACCAAAAACCGAAGCCGGCATTAATTGATAGGGTTGGTCGGTGTAATAGCGATAATCGGCATTAGCGGTAATTTTGGGAATTAAATTGGCAGTGGCTTCTTTGTGTTTCTGTTCACCCATTAAAATACCATTTCTACCGATTTGCAAATTCTTATTATTTACCAGCGCAGTATCAATGCACTGTTGCAATGTCCACACTTGAGCAAGTGCTGGCTTTGCAACTGCAACACCTATTAAAATTAGTATTGCTAATTTTTGTTTGTAAACATTCACTAACATAACCAGGTAAATTTTTTTAGTTACTTTTTAGTTACAGAAAGACATTTATAGGATACCACCCAGAAAAAAGTTGTTAGAGCAATTCGAAAGATCAATGCTCCTGTTGTTTTTGTTTCGTGCAACCCTCCATTGCTTATATACAATAAAAAGGCAATCAAAGTAGTAATCAATACAGTGGAAGAGATGAACAATAAGTAGGTTGTCCATCTTTTCCCACTCCAAAAACCATAAATAGAAGGAAAGTATAAAAGAGAACAAATAAAATTTGCAATAACAACAAACAGAACATAACGACCTTCCCTTTCCCTTATTCCAAACAAATCAAAAAAGATTGAAGTCGTTAGAAATAATGTTAGTAGAGCAAATGCTGCAAGTATTACAGCAGAAGTTTTAGGAACGTATTCTGATTTCATACCTTACATTTAATAAGCGTTAGTATCGATTGAACCATATTATTGCCTGCTCTTGTAATATCAAACTGAAAATCGGCCACTCGCCACTTAAACATTTGCAACTTAATGGTTCCCATCACAATATGCATCAATTCATCCGTAGTTATTGCATTAGTAAACACCCCTTTTTGTTGTCCTTCCATTATAATAGGCATCAGATTCTTCATTGCTATATTCATGATTTTTAGAATCTCATCGTTAATTTGTTGGCTATGCTCCATCAAACCATCCAAAAATACCGCAACAACAAAGTGTGGGTGCGTTTTGAAGAAAGAAAATTGATAGTTGAAAAGAGCAATGAATTTTTCTTCTGGACCATTACTCGTTTCAATCGCTTTCCTTTGAATTTCATCAATGCTACCCGAAAGATAATTTAGCATAGCAATCAAAATCTCTTCCTTACTGTTGAAATGACGATAAA encodes:
- a CDS encoding efflux RND transporter periplasmic adaptor subunit, coding for MKKNIIYTLVALALITIVVIRLINNKHTTQNRVYHYNKEKAINVQAISLTFKKVKNDISFPGTFEPNKETRISSDIQGKINSVLVDVGSIVRKGEALIQLDNSLLKLQLQSVEIQIEGLDADVKRYTVLANADAIQGVQLEKSVLGLKSAKVQRATLMEQINKTTIVAPFGGIVTAKLTEEGSFAAPGVPLLQITDISVLKFTVNVSEQELSQFKTNQIYSLYADVYPEALLSGKVIMTGSKANMGNSYPIQFSVNNTTDLKIKSGMFGQVQLKNDNNQQHIIIPASSIVGTNIKPQVYIVKDGKAILQNIIILSRFQNMALISSGLTEGDVIITNGFINLYDGANVLISN
- a CDS encoding TolC family protein, coding for MLVNVYKQKLAILILIGVAVAKPALAQVWTLQQCIDTALVNNKNLQIGRNGILMGEQKHKEATANLIPKITANADYRYYTDQPYQLMPASVFGGPTGTFKEAQFGVPHNINANIQLALPLYNSQVYGAIQITNVALELNELQYKKTEEQLFYEISNLYYNVQIMHRQLSFIDSNMINSNKLLQNMQLLKEQLLVKMTDVEKVRLQNEQLLTQKELIKSKFDQTMNALKFTMGVSIDRVVSVDSVISFQNGIDYISGNAIETSIAQTQSRVLITELKTLKRSRLPSLSLYGTYGTAGFGYNESPNDFLKFFPVGFVGVQMSVPLFNGTVTKRKINQKKVEQQNSELQINIVTEQNAMLTANAKRQRIIAQKTIVNMLSQIQLAQAIYEQTVLQQKQGLAILTDVLLADNAVREAQQAYLSAVVDYLKADLDLRKLTGNISTIKN
- a CDS encoding TetR/AcrR family transcriptional regulator, producing MTKFNSVDIKPRQLEIIESASKILTTSGVGGLTIKNLAKEMKFSESAIYRHFNSKEEILIAMLNYLSGSIDEIQRKAIETSNGPEEKFIALFNYQFSFFKTHPHFVVAVFLDGLMEHSQQINDEILKIMNIAMKNLMPIIMEGQQKGVFTNAITTDELMHIVMGTIKLQMFKWRVADFQFDITRAGNNMVQSILTLIKCKV